TTGATCATGACGCTGCCAAGGAAAACTTGCTTCCTTCGGAAAAACTATCATCCTCCACGGCCGTTAACGCATCAGAGCAGAAGCTTCTAGTACCACCAGTAACGAAAATGACGAAAGCTCTCGAGACAAAACGGACCAATATTGCTACCTCGCCAGCTAAACTGGAACCGACCAAGAAGCGTTCTGAAACAGCATCCTCGCCCTTAGGGAAAAACACCAGTGGTCCAGCTGTTACCGTGGCAACGGGGATAACGAACAAAGTGAAAACTCGTCTATCATCCGAGTTTGAAAGCGACAGCTCATTGTATGTGACGGCACTCGATTTTTTCAATGAAGATCCAACTGGCGGTACTGGGCGTGCTGCAGAAGCTGCTAGCAATGCTCGGGCCATAGCTGCTATGGCTAAGGAGGCGAATGCTCAAACCAAAAAGGTAACCGCTAAGGTGATTGTCATAACCGACGGACCGCCAGCCGGCAATCGGAAGCACCTGGACAAACCTGATTCTGTTGCTATCGAAGCGAAGAGCAAGAAGTCTGAGATATCGATTGGGGAATCGGTcccagagaaggagaagcagacaGATGCAGTGGTTGATAGCTCGCCCCGCAAACGGACTCCAGCTGATGTCGAGGATTTCGATAAAGCCAACTGGAATGATATCTACCAGGTATCACACTACGCGCAGGACATTTTTGAATATCTGCGCGAGCGCGAAAGTTCATACATTGTACCCGATTATATGGAGAAGCAACCATACGTGACGAAATGGATGCGCGCTGTGCTGGTCGATTGGATGGTCGAGATTCAAGAGTCATTCGAACTGAACCACGAAACGCTCTACCTGGGTGTAAAGATCGTAGACATATATCTTTCCCTGGTGGTCATTCAGCGAGAGCGTCTGCAGCTCGTGGCTGCTGCGGCGTTGCTTATCGCGGCGAAGTACGACGTGAGTATGATAGagaatttgtttaaaaataccGACAAACCAAACAACTTGTGCTGCATGTATTTCAGGAGCGCATCCCTCCGACGGTAGATGATTTCATATACATCTGTGATGGAGCGTACGATCGACCAGAGCTGATCAAGATGGAGCGAACCGTGTTCCGAACCATTGGGTACGATCTTGGAATTCCATTGTCGTATCGCTTTCTGCGTCGCTATGCTCGAGTCAATCGTGTTCCCATGCCCATTCTTACACTTGCTCGGTACATTCTTGAGACGAGCCTGATGGAGTATAACACCGTGCTGATGCTTGATTCGAAGTTGGCTTGCGCGGCCCTCTTCATAGCTTTGCGCATGAACAACAAACCGGGCTGGAATCCAACGCTCGAGTTCTATTCCGGTAAGTGCCTGCTCTAGCCCCGCATTAGCCAACAAGTTTTTACATATCTAATTTAAAAATCTATCCTTTTCGCGCAACTTCCTTTGTCTTGCATAGGTTACAAAATGGCGGATTTTAAGGACGTTGTGATATCACTGAACATGTGTATGATGCATCCCAAAACAACGCTAAACACCGTTCGCCAGAAGTATTCGCACGAACTGTTTTTCGGTGTTGCCAAGTGCCCAGTTATCCCGAGCCTGGAAAAGTTATTCGATGGTGCGGTACCGGCTGATGCCTCCGTGTTCAAAATGCCCACAGCTATCTCGACGGCTACCGGTGCAGTCGGCAGTTGTGGCCAGCAAGAGCAATCGAAAAAGGATGGTGATTGAAAACGCTCGACCTATGTGCCACCCATGCCATTTTTCGTAACTTTCGTAACCATTAAATTTCGTAACTGTGTTTTGTTTAAGTAGAAGTATAACATGAACGACCCATGCTTCATTGCTCTTTTGACCAATTGGACTGTAGGACGCCTAATGTGTTCTGTATCAAACAAATTTAGAATTTGGCGTGTTTGTCATAAGcccgcagtttttttttgttttcagagCCTTGTCGATGAATTATTTGAAACGCAACAGAATCGGACTGAACATTATTTTATAATTGCTTTACAACGCATTTTGTGTCTCTGttaaataaatgtaaaattaaaataatataaaaaattaTAATCAAAGCACTTGGGAAACAGTCGCCCAGTTCCAATGGTCCCTGAAATGTAATGGGAAGGAAGTGCGTGAATCGCGCTCTATTCTGATCGCATTCCGAATCCGAATGATGCAGTTCTAGTGTGTTGTATGCTGTTGTGTTTTcaatttgtatttgttttctttcggtttATATTTTCTTGTTTCAGTTACATTTTCTCTACCTCATTGAACATTTACATcggaatagaaaaaaaaaccgagcaaTTCTTGTTTCCATCTTACACTCAAATCTACGTTTTTCGTGTTTATTGTTTAGTGGTATCCCCTTTTACATGTTATGTGAGAGTGTTTGTCCTGAGCAGGAACGTAGGCGTATTTTCCATTCTACTTTTAGTCTAACTTCATTTCAGACACTCATTGGTTGCATTGTTAAAATAAGAAATAGAAGTTAGTATCATATCAATGCTTAAAGAAGGCGAGAAGTTACTGTTTAGTGAACAGGTTAGCCAAAAGCATTAATAGCGGGATAAACGAGCCCAATATATggagaaataaacaaaaaaaaacctaagtAAAGACGTGTAAAAGCAATCGTTAAATGTATGCACGTATGTGACTATAATGTTAAACGAAATTGGAGGAACGCTCTGTTTGAATATTGTTTTCCTCTAGCAAAGATCACgttcttttggtttggttcagTATGCACTTCAAAAAATATAGAATTGCCGAAAATTGCCACAAAACTCATCATTGTACGATCTATACTACTTCTATTTTAAAAACTCATTGCATCGCATGCATagaattatttatttcgtATGATCGAAGATGAGAATAATATGCGACTGTTACGTCgtaagcgaaagcatttgatACAACTCCAATACTTTACGTGAAGTGGTGTTACGTTAAATTGCAATAATTCATTCCAAcgcgatgaaaaatgtgccATTAACACTGATGAATTTAGTCCGAAACCTTCTGCAATTCTCACTTTAGCATCTTAAGCACAAAATGTGTATTTCTACAGCTTGTGGTAGCTAAACTATATTGACATAAAGATGGAAATTGTTTGGAAAGATAATTATTGATCGAGAAAAAAGAGTTTATTTTCTATAGTAAATGCCATTGAATAATAAGCACAATTGAACGCTGCAGCTTCAAAGGGTCACCTCTATCATACGCAAATAACGCTCGATATGATCCTTTTCCTGTAAATAGAGTAAACATGCATCGTGTTGGTACCATTTCCATTCGGCAAACCACTAGTTATGTTACTTACTTTTGGATAGTTAGCGGCCTGTTCTAGCTCATACACCAGATGTTCGCAGACAGTCAACGGAAACAGTGTTTGATGGCTGAATCGCCCGGTGCTGAAAAAACGTGCCTGAAACAGTTCCACCGTCTGCTCGTAGGCTTCTTCTAGCCGTCCATGGGATAAATAGGCGCGAATCAACTTCGAAGGCATGTGTTCGAAGCACCAATCCTTTAGCCACGTGGGTGCGTAGGCTCCTCGCGACAGCACACGATTCAGTACGGCCAAATACGAATCGGTCGCGTGCTCTGGGCTCTCTTGAGTCAACATGTGACGCAAATAGTTCCAAGCTGTACTGGCAGTATCCGGGCCAACAGGCACGTCCGAAATGCAGTTTTCGTTGAGCCAACTGATCGTGTTGTTCGCTATTGCTGGATCGGCTCCGTTGATGGCGAGGCAGGAGCTACACAGATGCTCGTATACTGTTGGAACCATGCTCGGTGCCCGGCAGTGCGCCAGTTTGGAGGCTAGATGGTATAATTTGCGGCTCAGCAAAAGTGCGATCAGTCCGATCGGTTCAAGTGAAGTCACAACCTTGAATCCATCACTACTCTGCGAAAGTTGCAGCGCACAGTGGGTGCTCATTAGTTGCTCTTCGAGatctttcatttcaacaaTCTGAATTCGATCTTCACTGTTAGATGTCAGCTGCTGCGAACGGTTTTGTTGTTAGAGAAAAATGAATATAGAAATGGAATACATGTTAAAATGTTGCTTTGCTTACACGTTACTTAACATAATGATCAAATATCTCTGTCTAGAACCTACTTGTGGGCGATGGTTTTCCTGTAGCGGACGCAGTATCCATGCGTAGCGTGGGTTTATGATTGCTAGCGAATTGAGACATTTCAACAAGGAACCGTAGTAACGATTCAAATGATCGTAGCTGTTACACTCCGCGTAGTTACGCATTGCTTCCTCATACGCAGTAATAGCAGCTAGAAAGGTGTTTCAAACAGATGGAAATTAGAATTAATCCACAACAGCAGAACTGATGTAACATTACCTTTACGTAGATTCTGTttgttggtgaaaaaagagTACAGGAAATCGTACTGCACACCGTCGGCAATATCGGCAGATCTGGCATTCATTGCAACGATATTGGTAAACTCCTCCTCCAACCCGTAATACGGCAAATCCATCAGTATGTCTAAGCGTCGCACCGagaacagcaaacaaattaGCTGTCGCAAACAGTCCTTCTTACGAGCTGGTTCACAATTCTTGGTCAGAGCGTTATATGCTTCTTCGTAGTGGCCCAGCTCGATGTGGCTACTGAACTCAATGCTCTGGAACATGGCCTGCTGCTTTTGTTGAATTGTACTGTCGATTGCAGAATGAACCAGCGTCATTACTCCATCGTAGGCACCGTAATATTCAAAAAGCCGAATCAGACGCAAATAAAAGGCACCTAGCATCTCATACGGCGAGACGTTGCGGTTTTTATCGCCTTGCCGCAGaaacttttgcaaaaaacGTTCATTTTGAATGCCCTTCAACGAGAGAGGGAACAAATCGAGTGCCTTAGCAGTGTCACCAAGCATGAGATACGATTTCGCTTGAATGAAATTTcctaaaacaaaccaaacaaaaaaatattacacaCGCTATTCGTAGAAGATGATGGATCAACTTCACTAGTGAATCGAACATCGAATTACGTACTTGAGCAACAGTTCCATTCACACCAATGACTAAGCAGGCGCACGTACTCGTCTATAAGAACATGCAGATCATTATCCGATAGCCATTCGCCGAAAAGAAAGTCATCGCTCGAAGGACATCTAGAAAGAGATGAATGAAGAGGAAATCAACACATAGAAATAATAGTCTCCAACTTAATCGGCTCTTACATGTAACTTATTATGAGGTtggatttttgcaaaaaaggCAGTGCATCACCAATGCTGCTCTCGCAAGATGCTACAGAGAATTCCCTTACGCCGCACAGCGTCTCATCATTCAGCCGAGATATCGCATACGCTTGAAGCAACGACATGGATGTGCGAAGGTTTAGCGGAAACGAGGCAGCAATCTTGGTGCTAGAAGAAACGATTCAACCGATGTATTAACGCACAGACAAAGAATGCGATCGTCAATATGATTTGCTTACGTCTTTGTCCAATCGAGATCGATGCGCGTTTGTGCGATCCAATTCATCACATGATAACAACGGAGCATGGTTTCCGTATCTGGTCTGTAGGTGGACTGTATCGGATCGAGCAAATCATACGATAGGTTGGCATGATGCTGAACAATGTGCTGCAATAGCAGCAGATTGCGTAGTAAAAGGTAACGCAATTGAATCATCTGCTTAGTGGTAACAAGTGCCAGCTCACTGGCGAGACCCTCGCCGGTCGATATGCGAACATGGTTTTCCGATTCTCGCGCAATCATTCCTAACATATCGTCACGCTGATCCGCTGGCTTCAGGTAGCGCAATAGCAGCCCGATCGATCCCGGTAAATCTTCCATCCGTTGCAGAAAAGCTGGCATCATACTCTGTTTCGTTCGGAATTGAACAATACATTAATtcatttatttgattttacgGCTTGGCGATAAGACACAACTTACGTGGATGAGCTCCTGATTTTGGGCGGCACCGATGGCTGAGAGATCGTCTCCGCCTCCTTTGTTTCCGCGCCGCTGATGTATGTAGCTGTCAAGCTCATGCTTTTGTTCGGGCGAAAATGTTTGATCCATTTCACGAAGAAAATTTATAAGTAGAACTACTTCGCCAGATAGAAGCTCAGTAGCACCACTCCCCACCACTCCGGCATCATAATCGTCCACTTCGGCCAAGGGAGGTGTATAGTAGGCCACCTCCAAAGGATCGCAGGGACGGAAAAAACTGATGTACTTTTTACGCACTATGCCAACAGTTATCGCCGTCGATAGCTCTTCGATGTCTGCTGGAGCTTCCTCCagtaaaaacaaaccaacggGCCGGGAAGACTCGTAACTATACTGTGTACAATATAggtaaaacttttcccataaaCCGTTCGACAGCTCGAGTAGCTGCTCATCGTCCAATGGCGTATTTTGTCGGATATTAGATCGTTCCTGTTGCAGCTGGCTTTCGATACAGGCCAGTACGTATCGCTTCAGGCGAACCATAGTGCTTCCGGTTGCACCTCCCGTTACAACGCCCGCTAGGTTGCGATTGAACATCTACAATTCGTAGGAGATGAAGATTGGTCAGAGATTGAATCTGGTGCAAAGCTTAGAAGTAACTTGTTACCGTTAAGGTTTTACGAATCACTTTATCCGGGAAGAGCCCCGAATGGAAGATACGGTTACAGTACAAGTCCCTCATGTCCGTGCCAGCATCAACGACGGGCAGTTCACTTTCAGTAGCATTTTCCAAAACGACCGGTAACCAAACATTTGCATCTTTTTCTGCTAGTCGTTCGTCCGCTGTCAATGCATAGGCCAGGGTTTGCATTTCGCCTTCGGCATTGCACCACAATGCCCACAGCCAACGGTCAGTCAATTTGAAATCGATCAAATCAAAGTTCGGAGCCATAATCGTGCCAGCGTTTCGTAGTACGAGTGAATCCTTCGTACCCTCCGGGCGTAAAATGATGAATtcggaaaatgtttgaaaGGAAAAATACAGCGCCACAAGAGAGTTCGAGCCGCGTAGAACGCAACTGTGAACTACATTAAGAGAGataaaagagacagagagcgatgGTTTTTACGAAGAGCTAATTCCAGAAAGTGCCACATCTTGTACTTACACTCCGTCTCGCTGCCTTGTGTGTATTTAGAAAGATATTCGGCAGCTATAAAGCGACCGCAATGCAACCAAACACGCAATGCTCCGTCACGGTGTAGCGTGTATAGCAGCGGATGCCCATTAGTACCACCAGCCGTGCCGAAGCACATCGTTACCACTTGGCTAGTGTGGGACTTGCCGCGCCAAGAGTCGGCGATCGTATTAATGAACTTGGAGATTGACAATGGTTTGTGCTCCAGTTCCACAAACTTGACTATCGTTTTCTCACCGCCCAGCTCCATAGTGAATAGATGCAACGAAGATACGGTGGCAATAGCAAACTTGGTATGATTAAATTCCGGGCAATGTATTGCCGATGCTGTAACCGGTAGCGATTGGCCTGGAGAGGGAAAAGAGTCTTTAGAGAGGTTGCGAATGTTTTGGCCTCTGACGAATACGTACCAACATCATTAATGAATGTGTAGCAGTTGAGTGGATCGGTGATAACGTTTTCGTTCAGCTTGAGCAGAATTGAATCCTGTTCGACATGCATCTGATGATCGCCAtgcatcggtcgatcgattggaatgcGATGAAAACTGGTTGTCGTGGTGATCAGCAGAAACGCTTTAACGTTCGAGTGTGCATGGATTGCCACCGCTATTATGGGACTTCCTTCGAACGTTATCTTCACCTCGTGGCATACGTCGTTCCTGTGCAGGCATGTTTCGGTTAGATAAATGGTTTCCCGCAATGTTCGCCTGCAAAGGATCAGAGCATAATGGGTCAGCAAAACGGTTTCGGCACGCATTCGCCAACGAAGATCTACCAGTAGATGAAGGGAGTTTGTTTATGGCGTCCTTTGGAAAGCGGCGCGAAACTGAAACCTCCAGATATTTCTGAGGTCTTGGAATCCACGAGCATCGTATGGTAACCACCTGAAAGAACGCGAACATTATAGAACATGCAGGACATGGAATCACAAACAAATTTTAAGATGCTCACCACTCGAAACTTTAATGCTTTTCGGCGAGTTTTTGACGATTTGGTGCTGCAAAAGCGGCACCTCTCGATACTTCACAACCGTAGCACAGGCCATGACGAAGGAATTGtacgaaaatggcaaaaatatCGCTAAAATATCGCACTTTTTCAGGAATTCGCCAATTTTTTCCCGGTCTTTTTTTCTACGTGCCTATACAGCAAAAAAATGCTTGAAAATATCGGTTTATGTTCtgattttatcgttttaaagTTTGTTAGTTGTTtcgtttatttcgttcgttgtatcgttttactcgttttatgttttgtttattccgtttatttcgtttcgattacttaaaaatgtgttttactTAGTACATGTTTCGGCGGAGGTAGCCGAAACGAACAAGCCAAATAATTTATTACGATTGACAGCAGCCCAATTAACATTCTTATCGCCCAACATGGTTTTACAGATTCCAGCGTACCCTGAGCCAATCTTCAAGGACGACATTGGCGAACTGTGGTTCCGGCAAGATGCTAAGTTTCGTCTACCGCTCGCCCTTATGTACTTCCACATAATATCACCTCTAACATTCAATGACCCTCGCAGGTAAGATAGAAGTAAAAGACATCGTCTCTTCCAAAGAGCACAATGTTTTCTTCGTTCCACAGTTCAGCGCTGACCGGATTTTTCGTCTCGATgattaaatttcaaatcgcTGAGGATCTGTATCCGGCCGAGGTAGCCGGATTGAACTATGAACTGTACTCGGCCGAGAAGGGTTTACTGCTTAAGGTGGATGGTTACAGCGAGAAGCTTCCCATCATCGTGGATGAAATCACTGCCGCCATGGGCCGCTTCTCGGAAAAGGTCAACGAAGGTGTGTTCGAAGTAATCAAGGTGAAGCATTTTTTGCCGGCGTAAAGCTGCAAGTTCTCGTGCAGGGCAACCTGGAACCCGAAACCGCCCGCAAGGTAATGAAAACAGTGATGTAGAATTTTAACGGCTCATCGATCGCAGATGTAGGTAATGCAAGCAGCGTAATGGGAGTTTATAAAAGTATACCAAGTGATTCATTTCACTGCTAGAGGAACCATCTTTCGTAACAGATAAGGCCCAGGACATTACAGTGGTTTGAAGGACGAGTGCCATGTGAGTGCCAACATGTCTCGGATCTGTACTACGAAATACCCGGGGAACCTAGTGGGATTATCAACGGATCCAACACCGCCCGTGCGCCAAGTACCAGCGCGAGAAATGCTGATGAAAAATTCAATGATTCGTCGGGAATGGCAAGGTGCCCGTGCACTAAACAGCAAATTTTGGCAATCTTTAGAGTGTCCGGCACCAAGCAGCCCCGTTGGCTGTCGATCGAGCAGTGAAATCGATATAGCCATTCTTGTGCATTCGGATATGTTTGCAGAACATTGGCACTACGGATTAGGTTAGTATTTGAATTTTCCCATGGTTAATTCCCCTACATTCTtacgttttatgttttttttattattatcagcAAATGCCCTCGAAAAAATGGTACCAGCCCTTTCTGGTGTATCTCGTGTGGAACTACGCTGCAGCTTCGATGGCGTGCTGGCGCAGAATGAAGAAGGAACGTGGTACAAGTTGTGGCCTATCTCATTCGAAGATGCAAACACACTAGAAGAAGAGGGCCTTGCATACCTTGGTCAAACCATCCATGTTGTGATAAAATTTTTCGCTGTGGATTTAGAGGCCCGAGCAATCCTTACAGGTATTTCTCCTCATTTTTGGCCCCATGCAACTGATCCCACCGATAAAATTTATTGTacctttccatttccagggaCAATCCAAGCTGTAGGCTACTATGCATGTCCAGTATGCCAATGCGAAGGCATCTATGACGAGTTCACTCGATGCATCCACTTCCCTGGCATAATTCAGGACGAACCGCGAAACAGTGAAGATTTTCGGGCAGGCTTATATTACGATACACATCAGAGGACAGATGCGCCGCTGCGTCACCTACGTAATTTAAATTTGCTACATGACATATCATCAAGTGATGTCCTGCACCTAATACATGGAAACATGTTTCCGAACATTTGCGAAAGGTATGTAGATGGGAGATATTTAGCCAATATTCAAAAACTAGCGAGCCAATTACCCTCAGAAATACATGGGAATGAaatagctgctgttgcttctagGGGTGCTCTAAAAAGACACCATTATGAAATAATTTTCAACTATCTCCATATATGTTTAATTCAAACCATTAATGATCTATGTAATAACAACTTCTTGATACTATTTGTGGCAATTAGAATTTTAAGTAGCTACATTTATTTAGGTTTTGAAAGTGTCGCTGATAGTTTATTAGAGAAGTTTACTGCATCGGTTAGAATTTCAGGCTCTGCATTGCCACTATCGCGCCATTTATTATTACATATAGTTGAAGCAGTGCGAAAGCACGAAAATTTTGAGAAGCACTCAACTAAACGACATGAAAATTCGTTTCGTATACTTAAAGAAATAACGAAGACTTGCCGGGGAAATCCCACACAACAAATAGCTGAGTTTGTtgtaaaaagggaaattgaAGCCCTCCCTTCAGACTATCCTTTATTTCTTCATCGTAACGGCATCACTtcgatgcaaatgaaaaagTACATCCTCGCAACTAGCCAGCACGATAGTTGGTTCTTAACAACCGACCATTAAATAGTGTCGGTCGTGTCCTTCAATACAAGAAGCAAAGTGATACAAGGACGGAAACTCGAGAATTTTACTATAGCAGAAGCACTACTAGGTGCCAGATTTGCATCACAAAATACAAATACGAATATGccaaatttgcacatttatgtttcatcaaaTGTAGATAGATACACATTTTGCTCATATGGAATAGGAGATATATATTGTAAGATGGTTTGCCTGAAATTTGACGGGGTCTACTATTTAATGCCCCTATTAGAGTCGTTACcctaaaataaataaaataaaagtcTACGTAAGAAGGCGAAATCCGAAGGACGAAACTGCTAACAGTACAAAGGATACGAAagacgaaacggaaaaaaaatctttttttctcgAGGCTGTTTTTACACCGTCCCATACTGCCTATCGCGGGATAAAGTCGCACTTTTGTCCCAGGACAAAAGTACAACTTTGTCCTACTAAAACGGCGTACTTTCCGTACTTGGGAGTCCCGCGCTACGTTAGAACAGGTAGAAATCGTACAGGTAGAAATCGTGTAAGGCCACCTACCCCCACCGCGGCGCCTCCTTGATCTATCGAGTGAACAGGGCACGGTCGTTTTTGT
This sequence is a window from Anopheles darlingi chromosome 3, idAnoDarlMG_H_01, whole genome shotgun sequence. Protein-coding genes within it:
- the LOC125954552 gene encoding G2/mitotic-specific cyclin-B3 gives rise to the protein MPLTNQPSNTAADVKPLGRLATRYRAAMEKQSLLKGAGAGMDQQHAGTMKRKADISPLKHEHGTKRLALGNLTNAEASASNIASGATGGGFLKNKTINKLQKPLSQMVQQLTIRNRNNCDGKKQSSKAVTQSHMYTKPDVNGPEIKGATKILTRAAMRQQQQQQQQAQKTVDHDAAKENLLPSEKLSSSTAVNASEQKLLVPPVTKMTKALETKRTNIATSPAKLEPTKKRSETASSPLGKNTSGPAVTVATGITNKVKTRLSSEFESDSSLYVTALDFFNEDPTGGTGRAAEAASNARAIAAMAKEANAQTKKVTAKVIVITDGPPAGNRKHLDKPDSVAIEAKSKKSEISIGESVPEKEKQTDAVVDSSPRKRTPADVEDFDKANWNDIYQVSHYAQDIFEYLRERESSYIVPDYMEKQPYVTKWMRAVLVDWMVEIQESFELNHETLYLGVKIVDIYLSLVVIQRERLQLVAAAALLIAAKYDERIPPTVDDFIYICDGAYDRPELIKMERTVFRTIGYDLGIPLSYRFLRRYARVNRVPMPILTLARYILETSLMEYNTVLMLDSKLACAALFIALRMNNKPGWNPTLEFYSGYKMADFKDVVISLNMCMMHPKTTLNTVRQKYSHELFFGVAKCPVIPSLEKLFDGAVPADASVFKMPTAISTATGAVGSCGQQEQSKKDGD
- the LOC125954545 gene encoding nuclear pore complex protein Nup160 homolog isoform X1 — its product is MACATVVKYREVPLLQHQIVKNSPKSIKVSSGGYHTMLVDSKTSEISGGFSFAPLSKGRHKQTPFIYWRTLRETIYLTETCLHRNDVCHEVKITFEGSPIIAVAIHAHSNVKAFLLITTTTSFHRIPIDRPMHGDHQMHVEQDSILLKLNENVITDPLNCYTFINDVGQSLPVTASAIHCPEFNHTKFAIATVSSLHLFTMELGGEKTIVKFVELEHKPLSISKFINTIADSWRGKSHTSQVVTMCFGTAGGTNGHPLLYTLHRDGALRVWLHCGRFIAAEYLSKYTQGSETEFHSCVLRGSNSLVALYFSFQTFSEFIILRPEGTKDSLVLRNAGTIMAPNFDLIDFKLTDRWLWALWCNAEGEMQTLAYALTADERLAEKDANVWLPVVLENATESELPVVDAGTDMRDLYCNRIFHSGLFPDKVIRKTLTMFNRNLAGVVTGGATGSTMVRLKRYVLACIESQLQQERSNIRQNTPLDDEQLLELSNGLWEKFYLYCTQYSYESSRPVGLFLLEEAPADIEELSTAITVGIVRKKYISFFRPCDPLEVAYYTPPLAEVDDYDAGVVGSGATELLSGEVVLLINFLREMDQTFSPEQKHELDSYIHQRRGNKGGGDDLSAIGAAQNQELIHSMMPAFLQRMEDLPGSIGLLLRYLKPADQRDDMLGMIARESENHVRISTGEGLASELALVTTKQMIQLRYLLLRNLLLLQHIVQHHANLSYDLLDPIQSTYRPDTETMLRCYHVMNWIAQTRIDLDWTKTTKIAASFPLNLRTSMSLLQAYAISRLNDETLCGVREFSVASCESSIGDALPFLQKSNLIISYICPSSDDFLFGEWLSDNDLHVLIDEYVRLLSHWCEWNCCSRNFIQAKSYLMLGDTAKALDLFPLSLKGIQNERFLQKFLRQGDKNRNVSPYEMLGAFYLRLIRLFEYYGAYDGVMTLVHSAIDSTIQQKQQAMFQSIEFSSHIELGHYEEAYNALTKNCEPARKKDCLRQLICLLFSVRRLDILMDLPYYGLEEEFTNIVAMNARSADIADGVQYDFLYSFFTNKQNLRKAAITAYEEAMRNYAECNSYDHLNRYYGSLLKCLNSLAIINPRYAWILRPLQENHRPQQLTSNSEDRIQIVEMKDLEEQLMSTHCALQLSQSSDGFKVVTSLEPIGLIALLLSRKLYHLASKLAHCRAPSMVPTVYEHLCSSCLAINGADPAIANNTISWLNENCISDVPVGPDTASTAWNYLRHMLTQESPEHATDSYLAVLNRVLSRGAYAPTWLKDWCFEHMPSKLIRAYLSHGRLEEAYEQTVELFQARFFSTGRFSHQTLFPLTVCEHLVYELEQAANYPKEKDHIERYLRMIEVTL
- the LOC125954545 gene encoding nuclear pore complex protein Nup160 homolog isoform X2, whose protein sequence is MACATVVKYREVPLLQHQIVKNSPKSIKVSSGGYHTMLVDSKTSEISGGFSFAPLSKGRHKQTPFIYWRTLRETIYLTETCLHRNDVCHEVKITFEGSPIIAVAIHAHSNVKAFLLITTTTSFHRIPIDRPMHGDHQMHVEQDSILLKLNENVITDPLNCYTFINDVGQSLPVTASAIHCPEFNHTKFAIATVSSLHLFTMELGGEKTIVKFVELEHKPLSISKFINTIADSWRGKSHTSQVVTMCFGTAGGTNGHPLLYTLHRDGALRVWLHCGRFIAAEYLSKYTQGSETEFHSCVLRGSNSLVALYFSFQTFSEFIILRPEGTKDSLVLRNAGTIMAPNFDLIDFKLTDRWLWALWCNAEGEMQTLAYALTADERLAEKDANVWLPVVLENATESELPVVDAGTDMRDLYCNRIFHSGLFPDKVIRKTLTMFNRNLAGVVTGGATGSTMVRLKRYVLACIESQLQQERSNIRQNTPLDDEQLLELSNGLWEKFYLYCTQYSYESSRPVGLFLLEEAPADIEELSTAITVGIVRKKYISFFRPCDPLEVAYYTPPLAEVDDYDAGVVGSGATELLSGEVVLLINFLREMDQTFSPEQKHELDSYIHQRRGNKGGGDDLSAIGAAQNQELIHSMMPAFLQRMEDLPGSIGLLLRYLKPADQRDDMLGMIARESENHVRISTGEGLASELALVTTKQMIQLRYLLLRNLLLLQHIVQHHANLSYDLLDPIQSTYRPDTETMLRCYHVMNWIAQTRIDLDWTKTTKIAASFPLNLRTSMSLLQAYAISRLNDETLCGVREFSVASCESSIGDALPFLQKSNLIISYICPSSDDFLFGEWLSDNDLHVLIDEYVRLLSHWCEWNCCSRNFIQAKSYLMLGDTAKALDLFPLSLKGIQNERFLQKFLRQGDKNRNVSPYEMLGAFYLRLIRLFEYYGAYDGVMTLVHSAIDSTIQQKQQAMFQSIEFSSHIELGHYEEAYNALTKNCEPARKKDCLRQLICLLFSVRRLDILMDLPYYGLEEEFTNIVAMNARSADIADGVQYDFLYSFFTNKQNLRKAAITAYEEAMRNYAECNSYDHLNRYYGSLLKCLNSLAIINPRYAWILRPLQENHRPQLTSNSEDRIQIVEMKDLEEQLMSTHCALQLSQSSDGFKVVTSLEPIGLIALLLSRKLYHLASKLAHCRAPSMVPTVYEHLCSSCLAINGADPAIANNTISWLNENCISDVPVGPDTASTAWNYLRHMLTQESPEHATDSYLAVLNRVLSRGAYAPTWLKDWCFEHMPSKLIRAYLSHGRLEEAYEQTVELFQARFFSTGRFSHQTLFPLTVCEHLVYELEQAANYPKEKDHIERYLRMIEVTL
- the LOC125954564 gene encoding uncharacterized protein LOC125954564, with translation MYFHIISPLTFNDPRSSALTGFFVSMIKFQIAEDLYPAEVAGLNYELYSAEKGLLLKVDGYSEKLPIIVDEITAAMGRFSEKVNEGVFEVIKVKHFLPA